One Nitrospirota bacterium DNA segment encodes these proteins:
- a CDS encoding ParB N-terminal domain-containing protein, translating into MARAPNPTEGGTRMNRTIVWLSPDELVPNPISTELFTTTEEEYQVVRDAIISAGVILCPLLVGPQQDGRYMIHSGLQRYRAAKELGYARVPCLVVETPHERIVAMYDNVFRRQITMELARQYRERAAKELSERDLSVKDDIAIMRDRFINALAAHPDADREQVLRTLFEELQARYPGLSSNLITRITPELSGDSVSATTAHTERAAHSMTLEVNALKSRLAESNTVIAARQADLESASRRISELEAELQSARGAQPVAEGSGTEDPSKMTPHAKREHKRIQAELEEAHRSRVEFSKKLKNAKEELETATAALADKTKRVEALESQVSVLRNAESYWKQNWEHVCNLVLDAAAVSRDIVLVVETLQHVHDVLVVCSEWPESLHDVVKKGLDQITAMTEQLRAVATAAAIKSSPDNAAASGSAARGKRNAKSSD; encoded by the coding sequence TTGGCACGCGCCCCAAACCCAACCGAAGGAGGAACTCGCATGAACCGAACGATTGTCTGGTTGTCGCCGGATGAGTTGGTTCCCAATCCCATCTCGACTGAACTGTTCACGACGACCGAGGAAGAATATCAGGTCGTCCGCGATGCAATCATCTCCGCAGGTGTCATCCTGTGTCCCTTGCTCGTGGGGCCTCAACAGGACGGACGCTACATGATCCATAGCGGATTGCAACGGTATCGGGCCGCCAAGGAACTGGGCTATGCCCGGGTGCCCTGTCTCGTCGTCGAGACTCCGCATGAGCGGATCGTCGCGATGTACGATAACGTCTTTCGCCGGCAGATCACCATGGAATTGGCTCGGCAATACCGGGAGCGTGCCGCGAAGGAACTGTCCGAGCGCGATCTCTCGGTCAAGGACGACATCGCGATCATGCGCGATCGGTTTATCAACGCCCTCGCCGCGCATCCTGATGCCGATCGGGAGCAGGTGTTGCGGACGTTATTCGAGGAATTGCAGGCACGCTATCCCGGTCTGTCGTCAAATCTCATCACGCGCATCACGCCGGAGCTTTCCGGCGACAGCGTCTCGGCGACGACCGCGCACACCGAGCGCGCGGCGCATTCTATGACGCTGGAGGTCAACGCGCTGAAGTCGCGACTGGCTGAGTCCAACACGGTCATCGCCGCGAGACAGGCTGACCTCGAATCGGCGAGTCGGCGAATTTCGGAACTGGAAGCTGAATTGCAGAGCGCGCGCGGTGCGCAACCGGTCGCGGAGGGGTCCGGCACGGAGGATCCGTCGAAGATGACGCCACATGCGAAACGGGAGCACAAGCGCATCCAGGCGGAGCTCGAAGAGGCGCATCGAAGTCGTGTCGAGTTCTCGAAGAAGCTCAAGAACGCGAAGGAAGAACTCGAAACGGCCACCGCCGCCCTCGCGGATAAGACGAAGCGCGTGGAGGCGCTGGAAAGTCAGGTCTCGGTGTTGCGCAACGCCGAGTCGTACTGGAAGCAGAATTGGGAGCATGTGTGCAATCTGGTCCTGGACGCCGCCGCCGTCTCACGCGACATTGTCCTGGTCGTGGAAACGCTCCAGCACGTCCACGATGTGCTCGTGGTGTGCTCGGAATGGCCGGAGTCGTTGCACGACGTGGTGAAGAAGGGGCTGGACCAGATCACCGCCATGACGGAGCAACTCCGCGCGGTCGCCACCGCCGCGGCGATCAAATCGTCTCCCGACAACGCGGCTGCGTCTGGTTCCGCGGCTCGCGGTAAGAGGAACGCAAAGAGCAGTGACTGA
- a CDS encoding AAA family ATPase, with amino-acid sequence MTVTGEETARRTIQAVSVSIEAGSREPASQSTTACHWPWLTPVVSWLREAGWPTLAKRVTRMSVSRQAEIARNPYSLIGGRGLTFQVADYLAVHLIGLAPDSQIRILAALKFLLRETYRRHGGGILLRDINAKLSACLRHAVPSPLPYPLPTDVALLRNETLYDPELDLLRQDALTRLAGNQQDLFVGFDDPVLALTQYRYAVLAGQAGSGKSTALRRLASHATQEGLSVTLCAMTGKAASVLGDGACTVHRLLGYQSGRFLTRAIPVDLLLVDEASMLTWPVLQALLRAVRGKIVFCGDEAQLPPISGESVFRVLLGRLPVLTLETAHRFVGRQRPASNGKGLPVTRVPHQTVSQLVRNLVNLVTSHWAKGTVQVLTPVHFSRLGTVELNRLLQARLNPDGRSLGRFRVGDRVIVTRNCYESESPAFNGQTGEVIGGTGSEAIQIRLDQGRTLVVSEDILDLAYCMTVHKAQGSQYDIVVLVFPRSKLQTFCDAKLEYVGCTRARQKTYCLEL; translated from the coding sequence ATGACGGTCACGGGGGAGGAGACCGCGCGACGGACGATTCAGGCCGTGAGCGTCTCCATCGAAGCCGGCTCGCGTGAGCCGGCTTCGCAATCGACCACGGCTTGTCATTGGCCGTGGCTGACTCCCGTGGTCTCCTGGCTGCGCGAGGCCGGATGGCCGACCCTCGCCAAGCGCGTGACGCGGATGTCGGTCAGTCGTCAAGCCGAGATCGCCCGAAACCCGTACAGCCTCATCGGCGGACGGGGACTGACCTTTCAGGTTGCCGATTATCTGGCTGTGCATCTCATTGGCCTGGCCCCGGACTCACAAATCCGAATCCTGGCCGCGCTAAAGTTCCTGCTCCGGGAAACCTATCGCCGTCATGGCGGAGGGATTCTCCTACGGGACATCAATGCAAAGCTCTCTGCGTGTCTCCGTCATGCCGTCCCAAGTCCTCTTCCATATCCGCTCCCAACGGACGTGGCATTGCTGCGCAACGAGACACTCTATGACCCGGAGCTGGATCTTCTCCGTCAAGACGCGCTGACCCGGCTCGCCGGGAATCAACAGGATCTGTTTGTCGGATTCGATGATCCCGTCCTCGCCCTGACGCAATATCGATATGCGGTGCTGGCCGGCCAGGCCGGCTCCGGCAAGAGCACGGCCTTGCGACGCCTGGCCTCGCACGCCACCCAGGAGGGATTGAGCGTCACACTCTGCGCCATGACCGGCAAAGCCGCCAGCGTCTTAGGGGATGGGGCCTGCACGGTGCATCGGCTGTTGGGCTATCAATCAGGACGATTTCTGACTCGCGCCATCCCGGTCGATCTGTTGCTGGTCGATGAGGCCTCGATGCTCACATGGCCGGTCCTCCAGGCTCTTTTGCGGGCCGTGCGCGGGAAGATCGTCTTTTGTGGCGACGAGGCTCAATTGCCGCCGATCTCCGGCGAGTCGGTCTTTCGTGTCCTCCTCGGCCGCCTCCCGGTCCTGACGCTCGAGACCGCGCATCGGTTCGTTGGACGGCAGCGACCGGCGTCGAACGGCAAGGGATTGCCGGTCACGCGCGTCCCGCACCAGACGGTCTCGCAGCTGGTCCGCAATCTGGTCAATCTCGTGACGTCGCATTGGGCAAAAGGGACCGTGCAGGTGTTGACGCCCGTGCATTTCTCCCGATTGGGGACCGTCGAGCTCAATCGCCTCTTGCAAGCACGGTTAAACCCGGACGGCCGGAGCCTGGGACGATTCCGGGTCGGCGACCGCGTGATCGTCACCCGGAACTGCTATGAGTCGGAATCCCCGGCCTTTAACGGCCAGACCGGGGAAGTCATCGGCGGGACAGGTTCCGAGGCGATACAGATCCGCCTGGACCAAGGACGGACCTTGGTTGTCTCCGAGGACATTCTGGACTTGGCGTACTGCATGACCGTCCACAAGGCCCAGGGCAGTCAATACGACATCGTGGTCTTGGTGTTCCCGCGATCGAAGCTCCAGACGTTCTGCGACGCCAAATTGGAGTACGTCGGATGTACACGAGCGAGGCAGAAAACCTACTGTCTCGAACTATAA
- a CDS encoding TraB/VirB10 family protein, producing the protein MVWAILGIVGVVVIVVGQRVREAEFGGVIKKSQPKAATLVPKADQEVWIAEAGGKLKSLEKTIETQSKLITQLQQEMDKVKKDTKRGPGGPEGKPGPAGPPGPPGAVKIVPSGKAGLKSGTIPPLPPASSLPPLPLPGGPSGQAQAGSPSSTSKFLEQAAGSQPAGSGEVGAKGPGPAGKPATPSGSPTERIRVFKADQVSMQPKSKYFINTGTLIPVQLLSGIDAPARGGGVGSGGMGGGVRQQPYPVLMVVNNLAFLPNDFRLNLKECFVMGEGLGELSSERTQIRVLGLSCVKKNGQATDVAIKGVITGEDGKVGLRGKIVMREGALLYRSLLAGFVSGLSRAFLPFQQGFFFAQSPQQMMQFPDTQMIGISGLAGGLGRAAELLARFYMTMARSIFPIIEIDAGRKGVLIVTEGKELPDIPL; encoded by the coding sequence ATGGTCTGGGCGATCTTAGGCATCGTGGGGGTGGTTGTGATCGTCGTGGGACAGCGGGTTCGCGAGGCCGAGTTCGGTGGAGTCATCAAGAAATCGCAGCCCAAAGCGGCGACCTTGGTGCCGAAGGCCGACCAGGAGGTGTGGATTGCCGAGGCCGGCGGCAAGCTCAAATCGCTCGAAAAGACCATCGAGACCCAGAGCAAGCTCATTACCCAGTTGCAGCAGGAAATGGACAAGGTCAAGAAAGACACGAAACGGGGCCCGGGAGGGCCGGAAGGGAAACCGGGTCCCGCGGGTCCCCCAGGTCCCCCAGGCGCCGTAAAGATCGTTCCGTCCGGCAAAGCCGGCCTGAAGAGCGGGACCATTCCTCCGTTACCCCCCGCATCCTCACTGCCCCCGCTTCCTCTGCCAGGCGGTCCTTCCGGTCAGGCTCAAGCCGGGAGTCCGTCTTCGACTTCGAAATTTCTCGAGCAAGCAGCCGGCAGCCAACCTGCCGGGAGCGGGGAGGTGGGCGCGAAGGGTCCAGGACCGGCGGGAAAACCGGCGACGCCCTCTGGGTCTCCGACGGAGCGGATCCGTGTCTTCAAAGCCGATCAGGTCTCCATGCAACCCAAGAGCAAGTATTTCATCAATACCGGTACGCTGATCCCCGTCCAATTGCTCTCCGGCATCGATGCTCCGGCCAGAGGGGGCGGTGTCGGAAGTGGAGGGATGGGCGGGGGGGTGCGTCAGCAGCCCTACCCTGTGCTGATGGTGGTCAATAATCTGGCGTTTCTCCCGAACGATTTTCGCCTGAACCTCAAGGAATGCTTTGTGATGGGGGAGGGGCTCGGCGAACTGTCCAGCGAGCGGACCCAGATTCGCGTCCTCGGCCTGAGTTGCGTCAAAAAGAACGGCCAGGCCACGGATGTCGCAATCAAGGGCGTGATTACCGGAGAGGATGGCAAAGTGGGGCTCCGCGGCAAGATCGTGATGCGGGAAGGCGCGCTCCTGTATCGCTCGCTCCTGGCCGGCTTCGTCAGTGGTCTCTCCAGGGCGTTTCTCCCGTTCCAGCAAGGGTTTTTCTTCGCGCAAAGCCCGCAACAGATGATGCAGTTCCCCGACACGCAAATGATCGGAATTTCAGGCCTTGCAGGAGGGTTAGGGCGCGCAGCCGAGCTCTTAGCCCGTTTTTATATGACGATGGCCCGGTCGATATTCCCTATCATCGAAATCGATGCCGGTCGGAAAGGGGTTCTGATCGTCACGGAAGGAAAAGAGTTGCCCGATATCCCGCTCTAA
- the traL gene encoding type IV conjugative transfer system protein TraL gives MGRLAAIRVWPIAAMAHPLTCWCLMYTIPRYIDSPPQVLWWELDEIVILIICIFAGIISRELTTLTAVGICSTILISKTKRGKSEGIVLHWCYWHCLPMFSLKGCPSGDVRELVE, from the coding sequence TTGGGACGGCTGGCGGCGATCCGGGTGTGGCCCATCGCCGCCATGGCGCACCCCCTGACGTGTTGGTGTCTGATGTATACCATCCCACGGTATATCGACAGCCCCCCGCAAGTGCTGTGGTGGGAACTGGATGAGATTGTCATCCTGATCATCTGTATCTTCGCCGGCATTATCAGCCGGGAATTGACGACGCTTACAGCGGTCGGCATCTGCTCGACGATCCTGATTAGCAAAACGAAACGCGGGAAGAGCGAGGGCATCGTGCTGCATTGGTGTTACTGGCACTGCCTCCCGATGTTCTCGCTCAAAGGCTGTCCCTCTGGTGATGTCCGGGAGTTGGTGGAATAA
- a CDS encoding winged helix-turn-helix domain-containing protein, whose translation MTEGDKAFAKIMATVRLRRKHRGHAAQYRRRAQVRAAQKRFFIAALATSPPPLPPGETYITLQDFHRMVRRLTGFSCTLRSLRRWAEAGRLPRGIATFLPNCPVGSNFWVCSIEGNGGTQSKKWVVPVSYLHPVLLDHARVLNVVTVTREYTGSREQRLEQYIKDRCEQPLSYRQVATELGLNWRTAKRIIQRLVERGVVTIIKVSKLGFEAYWHAPQTQPKEELA comes from the coding sequence ATGACGGAAGGAGATAAAGCGTTCGCCAAAATCATGGCGACCGTCCGGTTGAGGCGGAAGCATCGCGGTCACGCGGCACAATATCGCAGGCGAGCGCAAGTACGAGCCGCGCAAAAACGCTTTTTCATCGCCGCGCTGGCGACGTCCCCGCCACCGCTCCCTCCCGGTGAGACCTATATCACCCTGCAGGATTTTCATCGCATGGTACGCCGACTCACAGGGTTCTCATGCACGTTACGCTCATTGCGGCGGTGGGCCGAAGCAGGACGCCTGCCGCGGGGCATTGCGACGTTCCTGCCGAACTGTCCAGTCGGCAGTAATTTCTGGGTCTGTTCGATCGAGGGGAACGGCGGGACCCAAAGCAAAAAGTGGGTCGTGCCGGTGAGCTATCTGCACCCGGTGTTGCTCGATCATGCTCGCGTGCTGAACGTGGTCACGGTGACGCGCGAATATACCGGATCGAGGGAACAACGACTCGAACAGTACATTAAAGATCGCTGCGAGCAACCGCTGTCATATCGTCAAGTTGCAACCGAGCTTGGACTCAACTGGCGCACGGCGAAACGCATCATCCAGCGATTGGTGGAGCGTGGAGTCGTGACTATCATTAAAGTGTCAAAACTGGGGTTCGAAGCCTATTGGCACGCGCCCCAAACCCAACCGAAGGAGGAACTCGCATGA
- a CDS encoding TraE/TraK family type IV conjugative transfer system protein — MNWTLYRDHLANARTLNTLLMVIVVGLVVALIANGFYRRTVVLHVAPVSVEREYWASSNQASDQYKKEIALSLIPYVANVSPASVRLGHQTFLRYVAEEAYGQLSEALRADEEYVTKNNLNRFFSPEYARVSGDEVVLGGKERRFIGHTQVAEEDREYRIVLKFTDWRVHVSSLSAGLFTRKPANPEAQTVKMPPSDQPEKQP; from the coding sequence GTGAACTGGACGCTCTATCGGGATCATCTCGCGAACGCACGAACCCTCAACACGTTGTTGATGGTCATCGTGGTCGGGCTCGTCGTCGCGTTAATTGCCAACGGGTTCTATCGCCGGACGGTGGTGCTGCATGTGGCGCCGGTCTCCGTCGAACGCGAATATTGGGCGAGCTCCAATCAAGCGAGCGACCAGTATAAGAAGGAAATCGCCCTCTCCTTGATCCCGTATGTCGCCAATGTCAGCCCGGCGAGCGTCCGGTTGGGCCATCAGACGTTTCTCCGCTACGTGGCCGAGGAAGCCTACGGGCAACTCAGTGAGGCGTTACGGGCGGATGAAGAGTATGTCACCAAAAACAATCTCAATCGCTTCTTTTCGCCGGAATACGCGCGCGTGTCCGGTGATGAGGTGGTGCTTGGCGGCAAGGAGCGCCGGTTCATCGGACATACCCAGGTGGCGGAAGAGGACCGGGAATACCGCATCGTCCTGAAGTTCACGGACTGGCGCGTTCATGTCTCCAGTCTCAGCGCAGGCCTGTTCACCCGCAAGCCGGCGAACCCCGAAGCGCAGACGGTCAAGATGCCGCCATCGGATCAACCCGAGAAACAACCATGA
- a CDS encoding response regulator: MPADKNLRILVVDDMSTMRRIVRNVLKQLGYGNVEEAEHGQEALTKLQKEPFGLVVTDWNMPIMSGIDLLRTIRADRAMHHIPVIMLTAEAQKSNILEALNAGVSQYLVKPFTAEIMQTKLDQIFQSTA; this comes from the coding sequence ATGCCGGCAGACAAGAACTTGAGGATTCTGGTCGTGGACGATATGTCCACCATGCGCCGAATCGTGCGCAATGTGCTAAAGCAATTAGGCTATGGCAATGTCGAAGAGGCCGAGCACGGCCAGGAAGCACTCACCAAACTGCAGAAAGAGCCGTTTGGCCTCGTGGTCACGGACTGGAACATGCCGATCATGAGCGGCATTGACCTGCTCCGCACGATCCGGGCTGACCGTGCGATGCACCATATCCCGGTCATTATGCTGACGGCCGAGGCCCAGAAGTCGAATATTCTCGAAGCGCTAAATGCAGGGGTCAGCCAGTACTTGGTGAAGCCGTTCACGGCTGAAATTATGCAGACCAAGCTCGACCAAATCTTTCAGTCCACCGCCTAG
- a CDS encoding type-F conjugative transfer system secretin TraK encodes MTTSCFDARQILLSAALCGLLWIGEYPDHALAVQRMDVVDESSISVTVSSRDVNVITAPSPILHAYTSKPEIEVKTQGRHVIVTTGATAGELVLLTEQQVYVLQLKPQNGPSETIILNDRRVADTTNQTDQEQQNSADYIDELTTLMRNVFLGQAPAGMRVIETPKERHLTWVELELVHDRLYRGATYLLRRVEWRNDTAGTQTFREKSFFTGRELAIAFDRLRVEPGQSVTAVMVYPAPGRDAERPASPLPPAEQ; translated from the coding sequence ATGACCACTTCGTGCTTTGATGCGCGTCAGATTCTATTGTCCGCCGCGCTGTGCGGTCTTCTCTGGATAGGGGAGTATCCCGATCATGCCCTTGCCGTCCAGCGCATGGATGTCGTTGATGAGAGCTCGATCAGCGTCACAGTCTCGTCCCGCGATGTGAACGTGATTACGGCGCCGTCTCCCATCCTCCATGCCTATACGTCCAAACCCGAGATTGAGGTCAAGACGCAGGGCCGGCATGTGATCGTGACGACTGGCGCAACGGCCGGCGAATTGGTCCTCCTGACCGAGCAACAGGTCTATGTCCTCCAATTGAAGCCTCAAAACGGCCCCTCGGAGACGATCATCCTCAACGACCGGCGTGTGGCCGACACCACCAACCAGACGGACCAGGAGCAGCAGAACAGCGCGGACTACATTGACGAACTGACGACCCTGATGCGGAATGTCTTTCTGGGGCAGGCGCCGGCAGGGATGCGGGTCATTGAGACGCCGAAAGAGCGCCACCTGACCTGGGTGGAATTGGAGTTGGTCCATGACCGGCTTTACCGTGGTGCCACCTATCTGCTCAGACGCGTGGAGTGGCGGAATGACACGGCCGGCACGCAGACGTTCCGCGAAAAGAGCTTTTTCACCGGGCGTGAACTCGCCATCGCGTTCGATCGTCTGCGCGTCGAGCCAGGCCAATCGGTGACCGCGGTGATGGTATACCCCGCACCCGGCCGTGACGCCGAGAGACCGGCGTCGCCCCTGCCGCCAGCGGAGCAATAA
- a CDS encoding ATP-dependent RecD-like DNA helicase has translation MVRVVYRAVEGGYTVLTMRALGRDLTPFSAVGELPETMQLREQQAWLITGSWVTSPKYGRQFRLTSLSPHRPASAEALEALLASGIISGVGPERARRITQTFGVNAWDLMNQASERLMEIPGIGPGVFRTITESWRQHQQQAELLSRLCALGLTLSLSVKAVKHFGSATEGIVQTNPYRLTEIRGIGFKTADLFSRSLGIKPTAPYRLIAGLREVLRQATVAGHTFLPESTLYEGLSDLLGLDRDSVRPALSQACGDGEVVCDDGRVYSADLYRAERAVERRLSDLVRRSAVRWQGSIDPRTTPEQAQAVTWAMTMPCSILTGLPGTGKTYTVAEIVRLSKQHRQQVVLCAPTGKAARRMTELSGVDACTIHRLLEFSPDVGFRRCAGHPLDADLVVVDEASMMDLPLFDSLLSAIGPRTRLLLVGDQHQLPSVGPGQILRDLIASGWIPVTTLTRIQRQAELSGIITWAHQVHAGTLPPLRTGEYGALNDLFLMLQDDPAELATSLEQVLRDAGRSFAPQDIQVLAPMHKGPLGTVELNERIRAVLNPQAGKGPRLGKFAPGDRVVQNVNNYDKEIFNGEVGLVVDVDLEDAMLTVRFGERPVSYSIEDLADLDLAFCLTIHKAQGSEFPCVIVVLHRQHYIMQRRELLYTAMTRAKQRLVLLASAEALRIAAKRTDAARRYSSLCAARPVQSILMKSVI, from the coding sequence GTGGTTCGAGTCGTGTATCGAGCGGTAGAGGGGGGGTACACCGTTCTGACGATGCGTGCCTTGGGGCGGGACCTGACCCCTTTCAGCGCGGTTGGAGAACTGCCCGAAACCATGCAGCTGCGTGAGCAGCAAGCCTGGTTGATCACGGGGTCATGGGTCACCTCCCCTAAATACGGTCGCCAGTTCCGGTTGACCAGCCTGTCGCCGCACCGGCCGGCGTCGGCAGAGGCGCTCGAGGCGTTGCTGGCCTCGGGGATCATTAGCGGGGTCGGACCTGAACGGGCCAGGCGGATTACCCAGACGTTTGGCGTGAACGCCTGGGACCTGATGAACCAGGCGTCGGAGCGATTGATGGAGATCCCAGGGATTGGGCCCGGAGTCTTCCGCACGATCACCGAATCCTGGCGTCAGCATCAACAGCAGGCGGAGCTCCTCTCCCGGCTCTGCGCGCTGGGGTTGACGCTCTCGCTGTCCGTCAAAGCGGTCAAACACTTCGGCTCGGCCACCGAAGGGATCGTTCAGACCAATCCCTACCGGCTCACAGAAATCCGCGGCATTGGGTTCAAAACTGCGGATCTGTTCTCCCGGTCGCTGGGCATCAAACCGACCGCTCCCTACCGGCTCATAGCCGGACTGCGTGAGGTGCTCAGGCAGGCGACCGTGGCCGGCCATACCTTTCTCCCGGAATCCACTCTGTACGAGGGGTTAAGCGATCTCCTCGGCCTTGATCGGGATAGTGTGCGGCCGGCCCTCTCTCAGGCCTGCGGCGATGGGGAGGTGGTCTGCGATGATGGGCGGGTCTACTCGGCGGACTTATACCGGGCCGAACGAGCCGTCGAGCGCCGACTGTCCGATCTGGTTCGTCGATCGGCCGTCCGGTGGCAAGGCTCCATTGATCCTCGGACCACACCCGAGCAGGCCCAAGCCGTGACGTGGGCGATGACCATGCCATGTTCGATCCTGACCGGGCTGCCGGGCACCGGCAAAACGTACACCGTGGCCGAGATCGTCCGATTATCCAAGCAGCATCGGCAACAGGTGGTCCTCTGCGCCCCAACCGGAAAAGCGGCTCGGCGGATGACCGAGCTCTCCGGCGTGGACGCTTGCACCATTCATCGTCTGCTCGAGTTTAGCCCCGACGTGGGATTTCGACGTTGTGCCGGCCATCCCCTCGATGCCGATCTCGTCGTGGTGGATGAGGCGTCGATGATGGATTTGCCGCTCTTTGACAGCCTGCTGTCCGCCATCGGTCCTCGCACCCGGCTTTTGCTGGTCGGCGATCAGCATCAGCTGCCCTCGGTTGGACCCGGCCAGATCCTGCGCGATCTCATTGCCAGCGGCTGGATCCCCGTCACCACGCTGACGCGGATTCAACGGCAGGCTGAGCTCTCCGGCATCATCACGTGGGCGCATCAGGTGCATGCGGGCACGCTTCCGCCGCTCCGGACAGGGGAGTACGGGGCACTGAATGACTTGTTCCTGATGCTCCAGGACGATCCCGCCGAGTTGGCGACCAGTCTGGAACAGGTCCTCCGTGACGCCGGCCGGTCGTTTGCCCCGCAGGACATCCAGGTCTTGGCCCCGATGCACAAGGGTCCGCTCGGGACGGTCGAGCTTAATGAACGGATCCGCGCGGTGCTCAATCCCCAGGCCGGGAAGGGCCCGCGACTTGGCAAGTTTGCCCCAGGCGACCGTGTCGTTCAGAACGTCAACAACTACGACAAGGAAATTTTCAATGGCGAGGTGGGGCTGGTGGTGGACGTCGATCTGGAAGACGCGATGCTCACGGTTCGATTTGGGGAGCGCCCGGTCAGCTATTCCATCGAGGACCTGGCTGATCTGGACCTGGCGTTCTGCTTGACGATTCATAAAGCACAGGGATCGGAATTCCCGTGCGTTATCGTCGTGTTGCATCGTCAGCACTACATCATGCAGCGCCGGGAACTCTTGTATACCGCGATGACCCGGGCCAAGCAACGATTGGTCTTATTGGCCAGCGCGGAGGCATTGAGGATTGCGGCGAAACGCACGGATGCGGCTCGACGGTACAGCTCTCTGTGCGCGGCGCGTCCCGTTCAATCGATCTTGATGAAGTCCGTAATATAG
- a CDS encoding DEAD/DEAH box helicase family protein: protein MTVRTLPAWSLPLRSWQRDVDLRFAASSSADFLIVATPGSGKTTAALRCAHRVMTSASIERIVVVCPTNHLRGQWAEAAGRTGIQLDPFVMGDGHESRDYHGMVVTYQQVCGNPGGMRHACHRQRTLVILDEIHHAGDGKEWGQALRAAFGDAERRLSLSGTPFRSDAATIPFVRYDNGVSIADYAYGYEAALRDHVCRPVYFSTYGGYVSWRTGDGGIASASFTDDLPDKQRRERLKAAILNEGWAEAVLRPAHAKLMDLRRQHRDAGGLVIASSQDHARVIAGILRGSIGVHADIAVSDDPAASRIIRRFAQSDSPWLVAVNMVSEGVDIPRLRVGAFCTNILTEMYFRQVTGRFVRRQPHLHGPQRAFLYLPADPVLSHYAKRIGEERDHVLQAQDPPDPKQPHGLLSGAEQTSLFSPLEAHAQAQEIIAPIEQREAAFMVQPPVQSAASSHPAPLFAQKNALRTKHKRLVGMLSSRTGRSHREINVDLIRSTGSRIETATVAELERRIAILEQQLDTLSKPIGRSWASRRAAHGERSESS from the coding sequence ATGACGGTTCGGACTCTCCCCGCATGGTCCCTTCCGCTTCGATCATGGCAACGCGATGTTGACCTGAGATTCGCCGCGTCCTCGTCAGCGGACTTCCTGATCGTCGCCACGCCTGGTTCGGGCAAGACCACGGCGGCGTTACGGTGCGCGCACCGCGTCATGACCTCCGCATCGATCGAGCGGATCGTCGTCGTGTGTCCCACGAACCACCTGCGTGGCCAGTGGGCCGAAGCCGCGGGCCGTACCGGGATTCAATTGGATCCCTTCGTCATGGGCGACGGTCACGAGAGCCGCGACTATCATGGGATGGTCGTGACCTACCAGCAGGTCTGTGGCAACCCGGGCGGCATGCGACACGCCTGCCACCGTCAACGGACCCTGGTCATCTTGGACGAGATTCATCACGCCGGGGATGGAAAAGAATGGGGCCAGGCTTTGCGCGCGGCCTTCGGTGACGCCGAGCGGCGCCTGTCGTTGTCCGGGACGCCGTTTCGGAGCGATGCGGCCACCATCCCGTTTGTCCGGTACGACAACGGTGTTAGCATAGCCGATTACGCCTATGGGTATGAAGCCGCGTTGCGCGATCACGTCTGCCGGCCGGTCTACTTCTCCACCTATGGCGGATACGTTTCGTGGCGGACAGGAGATGGGGGGATCGCGTCCGCGTCGTTCACCGACGATCTCCCGGACAAGCAACGGCGTGAGCGACTCAAAGCTGCGATACTCAACGAAGGATGGGCCGAAGCCGTGCTGCGCCCCGCCCATGCGAAACTCATGGACCTGCGACGCCAACATCGCGATGCCGGCGGGTTGGTCATTGCGTCAAGCCAAGACCACGCGCGCGTCATCGCCGGCATTTTGCGTGGTTCCATCGGGGTCCACGCCGACATTGCCGTCTCGGACGACCCGGCCGCCTCTCGGATCATTCGCCGCTTTGCACAGTCAGACTCGCCATGGCTCGTGGCCGTGAACATGGTCAGTGAAGGGGTCGATATCCCGCGGCTGCGAGTCGGCGCGTTCTGCACGAACATTCTCACCGAGATGTACTTTCGTCAGGTCACCGGGCGATTCGTGCGGCGGCAGCCGCATCTCCATGGCCCGCAACGGGCGTTTCTCTACCTGCCGGCCGATCCCGTGTTGAGCCACTATGCGAAACGGATTGGGGAAGAACGCGACCATGTCCTGCAAGCTCAAGACCCGCCAGATCCGAAGCAACCGCACGGATTGCTGAGTGGGGCCGAGCAGACCAGTCTGTTTAGTCCATTGGAAGCCCATGCCCAGGCCCAGGAAATTATCGCGCCCATTGAACAGCGTGAGGCGGCATTTATGGTTCAGCCGCCCGTGCAGTCAGCCGCGTCGTCTCATCCGGCGCCGTTGTTTGCGCAAAAGAACGCCCTGAGAACCAAACATAAGCGGCTCGTGGGGATGCTGTCCTCCCGAACGGGTCGCTCTCACCGAGAGATCAACGTGGATCTCATCCGTTCAACGGGGAGTCGAATTGAGACCGCAACGGTGGCGGAATTGGAGCGTCGCATCGCGATCCTCGAACAGCAGTTGGACACCCTCTCGAAACCAATCGGACGGTCATGGGCGTCTCGGAGGGCTGCTCACGGTGAACGATCGGAATCCAGTTGA